The following proteins come from a genomic window of Aspergillus luchuensis IFO 4308 DNA, chromosome 3, nearly complete sequence:
- a CDS encoding uncharacterized protein (TransMembrane:1 (i101-120o)), with the protein MNASLLRQISADVPPQPIQAMLRCINRILKSSTTRVPHMPKGFSSTYEAFLGGNRTTTREWQPIAMHTYAGWEDLGWKRGANIIQTVNTGEMRRKPTRKEFIVYFCVWSQVLQIQVGILSRPQHYSYPLRNTLLPRTPSKQFTICIM; encoded by the exons ATGAATGCTAGCCTTTTAAGGCAAAT CTCGGCTGATGTTCCACCTCAGCCTATACAAGCCATGCTGCGATGCATAAACCGTATTTTGAAGAGTTCTACGACGCGGGTACCTCACATGCCAAAGGGATTTTCATCCACTTACGAAGCCTTTCTCGGCGGGAATAGAACTACGACTCGTGAATGGCAGCCTATTGCAATGCATACGTACGCTGGTTGGGAGGACCTGGGTTGGAAGCGAGGAGCTAACATAATTCAGACGGTGAACACTGGTGAAATGCGGAGAAAACCGACCAGAAAGGAATTCATCGTCTATTTTTGTGTTTGGTCTCAGGTGTTGCAGATACAAGTGGGCATTTTGAGTCGACCTCAGCACTATTCTTACCCCTTACGGAACACGCTTCTTCCAAGAACTCCATCGAAGCAATTCACGATCTGCATTATGTAG